CGAGGGTGCTGCCATTACCATGCCCGAAAGAGCACAGGCAATACTTGCGGCGCACAGAGTAATTCGATTCATAAGTTATATCTCTCTTTCCTTAGATGTTTCACTTTTATCAATGACTGCTAACACACCTATAAATGGCGTGAAGGCATCGATTGTCAGTATCTGAGAGACTTTTTTATTTGCGAAAAAAAATTAATCACTTTTCGAGTCATAAGTCGCTAATTTTCCGAAATCAGCGAGAAGTTGCAGAAATTAAGCAATCTTGAGTCAAGAATTTAGAATTTTGACAAAACAAATTGGCATTCATTATTGATTTACGCTATCAGACCGCTCGTTTTCAGAATATTTACCTTATATTGTACGAAATGTATTCTGATTGATTTTTCTGTTAAGTTTCAGTGAATTTGCTTTGCTTTGTGGCGGTCAAACCTTGCCTTTTACTCCTGAAGAGCGCACCCTTTGCCGCACTCGTCACAGAACGAAATACACAAAAAAGGATTGAAAAATGAAACCTATGCAACGTCTCACTTGCTTGCTCGCCCTTTGCTTTGCCGCATCAGCAAGCGCCAAAGTGACCATGGATATTCCCGATACGATTGATCTACTGGTTGTAAACGGAGAAAGCCCGAAACTCTCCGGTGGCTTTTTTGACGCCACGAAAAAGCTTGAACTAGAAGATGGTGAGCAGCAAATCGTCTTTCGTTATGTACCATATTTCAGCCAAGGTAATGATCGCATCATCATTGAGAGTGAAGTGGTGATTGCCACTTTTGATGCGGCTAACCAAGAGCTCAATTTTGATATGCCCAAATATCGTGATGCTCCGCAGGCAACTAAAGCGATCAAAAACATGCAGTGGCGACTGGTTGACCAACAAGGTAAAGCAGTTGAGCTGCGTCAGGATCGCCTAATCAAAGATGGCATGCAGATTGGACGTAATTTTGAATTTGAAGCTTCTGAATATAATAAAAAAAGCGGCGTGGCAGCATTAACTAGCTCGATCACGGTTCAACCAATGGCTCAGCAAGAGATTTCCAATGCAACCGCCATGGCAGCGGCTGAAGAGATGCTGCATTTTTGGTACAACAAAGCCGATGTAGAGACAAAAGCTCGCTTTAAAACCTTTATTAATCAACAGTAAAGACTTTTTTCTGCTGATTACTCTACGCAAGGCGGAATACAAAACTAAACGAGGCCTCAAGGGCCTCGTTTTTTATCCTTCAATACACCAGTTAACTTACTGCCAAAATAGCATCGCAATCGCGGTGAGCAGTCCAATACACGCAATATTGAGATAAAGCCCAACGCGCATCATCTCGCTCTGCTTAATATGACCTGATGCAAACACAATAGCATTCGGCGGGGTTGCCACTGGCAGCATAAAGGCGCAGGAGGCCGCAACCGCAATCAATACCGATAAGAGCACAGGTGACATGCCAAACGCTTCTGCTACGGTGGCAAAAACAGGGATCAGCAGAGCCGCACTAGCTGTGTTACTCGCAAACTCCGTTAAAAACACCACAAAGGTTGCCACCACTAGAATCACTACGAAAATCCCCATATGGGAAACCATATCGCTCAAAGCGTTGGCTAAAAATACACTGGTTCCGGTCTGTTTCAGCACATTACTCAAACACAGACCGCCACCGAACAGCAGCAATACGCCCCAATCAGCGGTTTTCTGGATCTCTTTCCAATGCACAACACGTGCAAAACTGAGCATTAAAATCGCCCCTAGCGCCACCAGCGTATCAAAGCTTTTGAAACCACCCAGCGCAGCGTTAATTGGGCTACTGAAAATCCATAAAAATACGGTTAAACCAAAGATGCCAAGGGTGACAACTTTGCCTTTATCCCAATTAACAGGAGTATGATCCAATTCAAACGTGCCATTGAGAGTCGGCTTTAACAGGAAGTAAAGGATTGCAATCGCCATTGGCAACATCATCATCGCCGTCGGTAAACCAAACTTCATCCAGTCAGTAAACGAAAGTCCGACTTCAGCCGCTGCAATCGCATTCGGAGGACTACCAACCAGAGTCGCGATACCGCCAATACTTGCGCTGTATGCGACGCCCAACAGAACAAACACGTAAGTGCTGCGTTGTTTGTCTGCATCGACTTTACTTAATACCCCCAACACCAGAGGCAGCATCATCGCAGCTGTGGCGGTATTGCTGATCCACATCGAGAGCACTGCGGTAACACCAAACAGCATAAAAACCGCCACGCTCATTTTGCCTTGCGCCATTGCGAGGACTTTATCGGCAATCACTTTATCCAGTCCTTGATGGTGCATAGCTGCTGCCAGTGCAAAACCACCTAAAAATAGGAAAATGATCGAGTTGGCAAAGTTATTCAGCGCCGCTTGGGTTTCGAAAATACCGAAAAAAACCGCCATCACGGGGACAAGAATCGCGGTAACCGTCACGTGCAGCGCTTCGGTTAACCAAAGCACCGCAATGAAGGCGAGCATACTGATCCCCAACACCACATTGTGTT
This genomic window from Vibrio metoecus contains:
- a CDS encoding DUF2057 family protein; its protein translation is MKPMQRLTCLLALCFAASASAKVTMDIPDTIDLLVVNGESPKLSGGFFDATKKLELEDGEQQIVFRYVPYFSQGNDRIIIESEVVIATFDAANQELNFDMPKYRDAPQATKAIKNMQWRLVDQQGKAVELRQDRLIKDGMQIGRNFEFEASEYNKKSGVAALTSSITVQPMAQQEISNATAMAAAEEMLHFWYNKADVETKARFKTFINQQ
- a CDS encoding SLC13 family permease, which codes for MNRNDSVPLPTNTREWFLHRNSLIVLADVALFLALYHFLPFEHNVVLGISMLAFIAVLWLTEALHVTVTAILVPVMAVFFGIFETQAALNNFANSIIFLFLGGFALAAAMHHQGLDKVIADKVLAMAQGKMSVAVFMLFGVTAVLSMWISNTATAAMMLPLVLGVLSKVDADKQRSTYVFVLLGVAYSASIGGIATLVGSPPNAIAAAEVGLSFTDWMKFGLPTAMMMLPMAIAILYFLLKPTLNGTFELDHTPVNWDKGKVVTLGIFGLTVFLWIFSSPINAALGGFKSFDTLVALGAILMLSFARVVHWKEIQKTADWGVLLLFGGGLCLSNVLKQTGTSVFLANALSDMVSHMGIFVVILVVATFVVFLTEFASNTASAALLIPVFATVAEAFGMSPVLLSVLIAVAASCAFMLPVATPPNAIVFASGHIKQSEMMRVGLYLNIACIGLLTAIAMLFWQ